The nucleotide window TCTCGCTCACCTAGTCGATGCGGACGAGTCCACTCAGTCCGTACGCAACCTTGAGCTTCTCCGCCCATCCGGTCGTCCTCAGGGGAAAATCCGCGTGAAACTCGCCATCAAAGAGCGACCCCTGCCGGTGCCCAGTCAGGATTACCAAAATGCCCCTGATTATAGCCATTATTACTATTCTGCCCCTCCTCCTTTTCCGTCTCCTTCTCGGGATTTCGGCTACTACCCGGGATATTACTCTTCGCAGCCGCCACGGCCGATGTTCGGCAGACCCTCCAGTTACAGTTTCCCAAGCGGTAGCGTCCCGTCGGCTCCTATTGATTATTCGGCGAACGATCAGAAGCTGCCGCCGTTACCTCCTCGGTCGATGTACGGGGTGCCAGTTGGCAGTGGGCCCTCAGCTCCCGTTGATTACGCGCCGTACGATCAGAAGCTACCGAAGCAGTTCGGAGGTTTGAGTTTAGAAGAGGAGGTTAACAAAAAGGAGAAGGAGAAAAGGGCTGAGAGTGAAATGGCGTCAAGGGAAGGTTACAATTACAGTGATTACCGCCATGATTATTGAAGTATGTTTAGTCATTAAgggttaaaatatatttaggaaagttaaattaataaaattatggttGAGTGTTTAATGTTGGTTTGTggctttgatgaaatgattaaTATACTTGTATATATGATTGACTTTCCTTTATAAGTTATTTCATTTCCTCTTTATCATTAACTGGTTACTTGTAATGTCaagatttggttttttttttgggtgggaTTTGGCCTTTATGGATGGTCTCATGGTGTGATTTGTGCTTATTTGTTATCTCTTATGTTCTCTTGAGATACCTTCTAATATGTTATATTTGTTGCTTAGTTGAACTTTAAGcttatgttaggatcccaagtgtaagatatgggacttggatcccacattggaaagtatgggcaactaatgtggggtttatatggccttgggctctcccatctcaatagctagtttttgagatgtggttctcctaaggttcgtatcatttggtatcagagtcatcaccatgtctcccagttgcaattGTGATGGCTCCTAGTTGCAATTgtgcggcgcgggtggtgacgccggcattgcagtgttcgcccaGGGCTAGCAgagagctagcgcacagccagcccACGTGGGCACcggggctgcggagcgtggtggtatgttaggatctcaagtgcaaggtatgggacttggatcccacattggaaagtatggacaactaatgtgaggtttatatggccttggactctctcatctcaatagctagcttttgaggtgtgattctcctaaggttcgtatcagcTTAACCTAAAGCGGATTAGTGAGTGGCTTTACTTACAGTTTTAGGTTTGCTTCCATTAGATCTAGCCTTCAATTTTTCAAGACTAAGTAACTGGcggggaaaaaaaaatgaaagtttggtGCCTTTCAAAGTTTACCAGATTCTATAGCCCCTcagttaaaaatttgaatctGCTAAGTGGGTTTGAGAGACTTCTGGGTTGTCCAAATAAAATATGAACTTAAAGTATTGAGTCCTAACACTTTTTGTACTAAGATGATCGTGATGTTATCGATTGAAATCGTTTGAGGTGGATACTTGGGTAGTGAACATATATGCTGCAGAATAGTTGAAATCTCCTTATTGATGTTGTGAAAGAGTAGTACTAGCTTCAACTTTTTGCTTGTAATACAATCAGTATTATCTCTTGCCTTATTTTGGATATGTTACCTTACACTTGTGTGTGCGATAGGGATTAAAAAGCTTGTTACTATCCTGTAGTAATTGTAATGGCATTTTACTTGTTATGATAGGCTTGTTTAAGTGATACTTTGATGATCTTAAATAGAAACATGCCATCTTCTGCATGTTTCAGCCTATAATTTTTGGGTGGTTGTAAATAATGAGTTGTTAACAGGTTGTTCATTAAGAGCTACTAGAAGTATCAGTTTTTTGTGACCTCCATTCGTGCAGCCACAGGTGGAGAGGTtagaaatatttatcttttgttaCCGGGTTGACATGAACAAAATGGGGTTGCGTTTGTGTGTGATATTGGTCAGTTTCTATCTGTCAAATTGAATGAAGGCTACGTCtttaggttaaaaaaatacTTGGTTGGAAAAAGGGAGAGGTTGTAGAGATGAATCAACTCTCCATTCTGTCTAAATGGCTTGTTAAATTTCATCAATTTGTTTCTTCAAATTGCCAATATATTTGGCGTGCATTGATTTTGCAGTCTTACTGCTGGGCCTTTTGCTCACGGGAATTTGCATACAGAAGTGAGGTAATCGGTTGGTGCAGCAGAAACTCCTCTGGTTTGACTATGGCAAAGACATTGTTGAAGCATTCCCAGCTTCATCAACTATGGAGTTTGTTTTACATGGGCTACaagaaaatttctaattatatgCTAAATTCTTTGATAAACTTAGGAATCTCATAAAATTAGCTCATATGAGTTCATTCATCTATAATGAACTTCAATTCTCGGCGTTGACGCATTTTGTCATAAAGCTAGCTAGACTGGTAAAATGCTTAACAATTAATCTCGTCATCGTCTGCCAGAATTGTAGCTGATTGGCGTAAAATGAATAACTGGAGTGGTACTGGTgaccaattttctttttcttttatatgtgaATGATGGTACGAATTACATCAATCCTGTTTTCTTAGTTTTACTTACGAGAGTTATGCTGCCATTTCCTAGAAGTAAGAGTTGTTTTGTATCAATTGCATGTTGGCAACATTCCGTCGGAAAATTTCTTCCGCGCCTAATTCTGAGGACAATCAGTCTCAATATGGGGATAcatttttttggccaaaagacttaattTCCACTCAAGATTCACTCAATGCACAAATTTTAAtctattaagtttcaaaaatcctAATATCTatccataaattaataaaatctattaaatctGAAGgtataattgatatttaaccagtaatattaaaataaaagaaaattttatcttattttctttctttaattttaaaaactagtaa belongs to Mangifera indica cultivar Alphonso chromosome 2, CATAS_Mindica_2.1, whole genome shotgun sequence and includes:
- the LOC123197792 gene encoding protein SRC2 homolog; translation: MASPNPLDLEITIISAKHLKNVNWRNGDLKPYVVFYIDSDYRLATHLDDAGSTHPVWNERFTLPITRPVRESILSLEIFHSKVSETPKPLVGSVKFPLAHLVDADESTQSVRNLELLRPSGRPQGKIRVKLAIKERPLPVPSQDYQNAPDYSHYYYSAPPPFPSPSRDFGYYPGYYSSQPPRPMFGRPSSYSFPSGSVPSAPIDYSANDQKLPPLPPRSMYGVPVGSGPSAPVDYAPYDQKLPKQFGGLSLEEEVNKKEKEKRAESEMASREGYNYSDYRHDY